One Ignavibacterium sp. DNA segment encodes these proteins:
- a CDS encoding C25 family cysteine peptidase has translation MKTKFTLFSNKGMYVIAFLCLFLSIKVRAQVISYSDSWGKSGFTLETESASGIQINFSISEFEMLDVNIEELSYKSIHLPGIFLPNDEGAPDLPGTSRFIAIPEGANATFEITSYRTETIENVEVAPAFKIPKDTDKGPLVYAKNNSIYSQNDFYPAEPVILSKPTEIRGVDVVQLGITPFQYNPVTKQLIVYRDLKVAVKFNGGNGHFGEDRLRSRWFDPILNNVLINYNSLSKVQYNYTSNKEDQDFEYVIICPNDPVFLAWADSIKQFRTLQGIKTGIFTTVQTGGNNSTAIENFINNAYNTWAIPPVAVLLLGDYGTSGNTIHSPTWNNYCVSDHIYADVNNNNMADIVLARITAQNAAHLQTMITKFLKYERNPPTNPNFYNNPITAMGWQTERWFQICSETINGFWQYKLGKSPKRENAIYSGTPPFTNWSSNQNTSLVVNYFGPNGRGYIPATAQHLTDWGGNATRINNDINSGAFMLQHRDHGLETGWGEPAYGNSNLSGLNNDDLVFVLSINCLTGKYNWSSECFAEAFHRHQKGALGLIAASEVSYSFVNDAYVWGMFDGMWPDFMPDYGITGPDRILPAFGNVVGKYFLQYSNWPYNTGDKMVTYHLFHHHGDAFTTVYSEMPQTLNVVHNPVIIAGVPQYNVTADNSSLIALTCNGEIIAVAEGTGNPVALNIPFIVPGNTVKLTVTKQNYYRYSANIPVVPSEGAYVISDSTVVNDSLGNNNALLDYGESPLISLRAYNVGVSQAENVTLILRSNSSYVTVTDSTEFYGTIPAGGRLFKANGFKIEVDPLTPDQEIISFNVIATDGNNNWVSYFTLKVQAPVLVQSNTYVSDPSGNNNGILDPGETADVFVEITNTGHSEAINVQGTLTTTDALITINSGQQNYGNLLPAGKVAKSFSVTASSTIVTGHQALFDFNMTASLGIASSSSISLIVGKIPVLIVCKDKNHNSSPAMRTALEALNIAYVYQTDFPTDLSLYQSVFVCLGVYSNNHQLTTTEGQLLADFLNSGGMLYMEGGDTWYYDPQTAVHAMFNIVGTGDGSSDLGTILGQAGTFTEGMTFTYSGDNNWIDRLNNVAPAQVIFRNQSPSYACAVAYENNTYKTIGASFEFGGLTDSPNEATKKALMGKYTDFFGLGIIPVELVSFEATVEEQLIRLTWETATELNNSGFDVERSSDGKVFGKIGFIKGIGTTTDKHQYSYIDGGLTGKGKYYYRLKQLDFDGKESYSSVIEVDYSAIPSSFSLSQNYPNPFNPTTTVQFGIPKEVKVTLKVYDALGSEVETIYDKVLEPGYYKHQWEGTKYASGVYFLRLQAGNFTASKKMMLLK, from the coding sequence GTGAAGACAAAATTTACTCTTTTTTCAAATAAAGGGATGTATGTAATTGCTTTCCTTTGTTTATTCCTGTCGATTAAGGTTCGAGCGCAGGTAATTAGTTACTCAGATTCCTGGGGTAAGTCGGGATTTACTCTGGAAACAGAGAGTGCTTCTGGCATACAAATAAATTTTTCCATTTCTGAATTTGAGATGCTGGATGTTAACATTGAAGAATTAAGTTACAAATCAATTCATTTACCGGGCATTTTCCTTCCAAACGACGAAGGAGCACCTGATTTACCTGGAACATCCAGATTTATTGCAATACCTGAAGGTGCAAATGCAACATTTGAAATTACAAGTTACAGAACAGAAACTATTGAAAATGTTGAAGTAGCTCCGGCATTTAAAATTCCAAAAGACACAGATAAAGGTCCGTTGGTTTATGCAAAGAATAACAGTATTTATAGTCAAAATGATTTTTATCCAGCTGAACCGGTAATATTATCAAAACCAACAGAGATAAGAGGAGTTGATGTTGTTCAGCTTGGTATTACACCATTTCAATATAATCCTGTTACCAAACAGCTAATAGTTTACAGAGATTTAAAAGTTGCTGTAAAATTTAACGGCGGCAATGGTCACTTTGGTGAAGACAGACTTCGCAGTAGATGGTTTGATCCGATTTTGAATAATGTTCTTATAAATTATAATTCATTATCAAAGGTGCAATACAATTATACCTCCAATAAGGAAGATCAGGATTTTGAATATGTAATAATTTGTCCAAATGATCCTGTATTTCTTGCATGGGCAGATTCGATTAAACAGTTCAGAACATTGCAGGGTATTAAAACAGGCATATTTACAACTGTTCAGACAGGTGGTAATAACTCAACTGCAATAGAAAATTTTATTAATAATGCCTATAATACCTGGGCTATTCCTCCTGTTGCGGTTTTACTGCTTGGTGATTATGGTACTTCGGGTAATACTATTCATAGCCCTACCTGGAATAACTATTGCGTATCAGATCATATTTATGCTGATGTAAACAATAACAATATGGCTGATATTGTTTTAGCAAGGATAACTGCACAGAATGCTGCACATTTACAGACGATGATAACTAAATTTTTAAAATATGAAAGAAACCCTCCAACAAATCCAAACTTTTATAATAATCCAATTACTGCTATGGGTTGGCAAACGGAAAGATGGTTTCAGATATGTTCAGAAACTATTAATGGATTCTGGCAATATAAACTTGGTAAATCGCCCAAAAGAGAAAATGCTATTTATTCCGGAACACCGCCGTTTACTAACTGGTCATCTAATCAAAATACAAGTTTAGTAGTAAACTATTTTGGTCCAAATGGCAGAGGATATATTCCGGCAACTGCACAGCACTTAACAGATTGGGGCGGTAATGCAACAAGAATTAATAATGATATTAACAGCGGTGCATTTATGTTGCAGCATCGCGATCACGGACTTGAGACCGGATGGGGCGAACCAGCCTATGGTAATTCAAATCTTTCAGGATTAAATAATGATGATTTGGTTTTTGTTCTCTCAATTAATTGTTTAACAGGAAAGTATAACTGGTCAAGCGAGTGTTTTGCAGAAGCTTTTCACAGACATCAAAAAGGTGCGCTCGGACTAATTGCAGCTTCTGAGGTTTCATATTCATTTGTTAATGATGCCTATGTTTGGGGAATGTTCGATGGTATGTGGCCTGATTTTATGCCTGATTATGGCATTACAGGACCCGATAGAATTTTACCGGCATTTGGAAATGTTGTTGGTAAGTACTTCCTTCAGTATTCTAACTGGCCCTATAATACCGGCGATAAAATGGTTACATATCATTTATTCCATCATCATGGGGATGCTTTTACAACAGTATATTCAGAAATGCCTCAGACTCTTAATGTTGTACACAACCCAGTGATTATTGCAGGTGTTCCTCAGTATAATGTTACTGCAGATAATAGTTCACTGATTGCTTTAACTTGTAATGGAGAAATTATCGCTGTTGCTGAAGGAACTGGAAATCCTGTTGCATTAAATATCCCATTTATTGTACCGGGCAATACGGTTAAACTAACAGTAACTAAACAGAATTATTATAGATATTCAGCCAACATCCCGGTAGTACCTAGCGAAGGTGCTTATGTGATTTCAGATTCAACCGTTGTTAATGATTCTTTGGGCAATAATAATGCTCTGTTAGATTATGGTGAATCACCATTGATTTCATTAAGAGCTTATAATGTCGGAGTTTCACAGGCAGAAAATGTAACACTTATTTTAAGAAGCAACAGCAGCTATGTTACAGTTACTGATTCAACTGAATTTTATGGAACAATACCAGCTGGTGGCAGATTATTTAAAGCAAATGGATTTAAAATTGAAGTTGATCCTTTAACTCCGGATCAGGAAATTATTTCATTTAACGTAATTGCAACAGACGGTAATAATAACTGGGTAAGTTACTTTACACTTAAAGTACAGGCTCCGGTGCTTGTTCAGTCTAATACATATGTTTCTGATCCTAGCGGAAACAATAATGGTATTCTGGACCCGGGCGAAACCGCAGATGTATTTGTTGAAATAACTAATACAGGACATTCGGAGGCAATTAATGTTCAGGGTACTCTTACAACAACTGATGCTCTGATTACTATAAACAGCGGGCAGCAGAATTATGGTAATCTACTTCCTGCTGGAAAAGTAGCAAAATCATTTAGTGTTACTGCAAGCTCAACAATAGTAACTGGTCATCAGGCTCTCTTTGATTTTAATATGACTGCTTCATTGGGAATTGCATCAAGCAGCAGTATATCTTTAATTGTTGGTAAAATACCGGTTTTAATTGTTTGTAAAGATAAAAACCATAATTCAAGTCCGGCAATGAGGACTGCACTGGAAGCTTTAAATATTGCTTATGTTTATCAAACAGATTTTCCAACGGATTTGAGTTTATATCAATCTGTATTTGTTTGTTTAGGTGTGTACTCAAACAACCATCAGCTTACAACTACCGAAGGGCAATTATTAGCAGATTTCTTAAACAGCGGCGGAATGCTTTATATGGAAGGCGGCGATACCTGGTATTATGATCCACAGACAGCAGTACATGCTATGTTTAATATTGTGGGAACTGGTGATGGAAGCAGTGATCTCGGAACAATTTTAGGACAAGCAGGTACCTTTACTGAAGGAATGACATTTACTTACAGTGGTGATAATAATTGGATTGATCGATTAAATAATGTTGCTCCTGCTCAGGTAATATTTAGAAATCAAAGCCCAAGTTATGCGTGTGCAGTTGCTTATGAAAATAACACCTATAAAACTATCGGCGCTTCTTTTGAATTTGGCGGATTGACTGATTCTCCAAATGAAGCAACTAAGAAAGCACTGATGGGAAAATACACTGATTTCTTTGGACTTGGAATAATACCGGTGGAATTAGTTTCATTTGAAGCAACTGTTGAAGAGCAGTTGATAAGATTAACCTGGGAAACAGCAACTGAGCTAAACAATTCAGGATTTGATGTTGAAAGAAGCAGCGATGGAAAAGTATTTGGGAAAATCGGATTTATAAAAGGAATAGGTACGACAACTGATAAACATCAATATTCTTATATTGATGGAGGATTAACTGGTAAAGGGAAGTATTACTACAGACTTAAACAATTAGACTTTGATGGCAAGGAAAGTTATTCAAGTGTTATTGAAGTTGATTACTCTGCTATTCCTTCATCATTTAGTTTATCTCAGAATTATCCGAATCCGTTTAATCCGACGACGACAGTCCAGTTCGGAATTCCAAAGGAAGTAAAAGTAACTCTTAAAGTTTATGATGCTTTAGGAAGCGAAGTTGAAACTATCTACGATAAAGTTCTTGAACCTGGTTATTATAAACATCAATGGGAAGGTACTAAATATGCCAGTGGTGTTTATTTCTTAAGATTACAAGCTGGTAATTTTACAGCATCCAAAAAAATGATGCTGCTCAAGTAA